Proteins encoded within one genomic window of Cucumis sativus cultivar 9930 chromosome 3, Cucumber_9930_V3, whole genome shotgun sequence:
- the LOC116401607 gene encoding splicing factor 3B subunit 3-like isoform X2: MTHIQLSNPGNSRNQIGRMLASDSSGCFIAASAYENRLALFSTSISAGSDIVDKRITYPPDSEGDSVAPRSMQKASICGTIWSMCFISKDRGHLTQDNNPILAVLLNRRGAILNELLLLGWNIREQTIHVICQFLEDGPLAYEVVEVPQSYGFALLFRVGDALLMDLRDVHSPCCVYRIGLHFPPNVEQNFIEESYRVQDADDEGLFNVAACALLELRDYDPMCIDSDDGSLNTNQNHVCSWSWEPGNNRNRRMIFCMDTGDLFMIEMNFDSDGLKVNQSACLYKGQPYKALLWVEGGYLAALVEMGDGMVLKLENGRLIYANPIQNIAPILDMSVVDKHDEKQDQMFACCGMAPEGSLRIIRNGISVENLLRTSPIYQGITSIWTIKMKRSDTYHSYLVLSFVEETRVLSVGLSFIDVTDSVGFQSDTCTLACGLLDDGLVIQIHQNAVRLCLPTKIAHSEGIELSSPACTSWFPDNIGISLGAVGHNVIVVSTSNPCFLFILGVRKVSGYDYEIYEKQYLRLQYELSCISIPEKHFAKKESNFPMNSVENSIMSTLLNEVSCDTIIVIGTHRPSVEILSFVPSIGLTVLASGTISLMNILGNAVSGCIPQDVRLVLVDRFYVLTGLRNGMLLRFEWPHTATMNSSDMPHTVVPFLLSCSDSFSKEFHNADILEKHEDEIPSCLQLIAIRRIGITPVFLVPLTDRLDSDIIALSDRPWLLHSARHSLSYTSISFQPSTHVTPVCSADCPSGLLFVAESSLHLVEMVHTKRLNVQKFHLGGTPRKVLYHSESKLLLVMRTQLINDTSSSDICCVDPLSGSILSSHKLEIGETGKSMELVRNGNEQVLVVGTSLSSGPAIMASGEAESTKGRLIVLCLEHVQNSDTGSMTFCSKAGLSSLQASPFREIVGYATEQLSSSSLCSSPDDASSDGIKLEETEAWQLRVVYSTSLPGMVLAICPYLDRYFLASAGNAFYVCGFPNDSFQRVKRFAVGRTRFMITSLTAHVNRIAVGDCRDGILFFSYQEDAKKLEQIYSDPSQRLVADCTLLDVDTAVVSDRKGSIAILSCSDRLEDNASPECNLTLNCAYYMGEIAMTLRKGSFSYKLPADDLLRGCAVPGSDFDSSHNTIIASTLLGSIVIFTPLSRDEYELLEAVQAKLAVHPLTSPILGNDHYEYRSRENPIGVPKILDGDILTQFLELTSMQQELVLSSSVGSLSAVKPSSKSMPASIPINQVVQLLERIHYALN, from the exons ATGACACATATTCAACTTTCCAATCCTGGAAATTCAAGGAATCAGATAGGGAGAATGCTGGCCTCAGATTCGAG TGGATGCTTTATTGCTGCTAGTGCATATGAAAATCGTTTGGCTTTATTCTCCACTTCAATATCTGCTGGTAGCGACATCGTTGATAAG AGAATAACTTATCCTCCTGATAGTGAAGGAGATTCAGTTGCTCCTCGAAGCATGCAGAAAGCCAGTATATGTGGTACCATATGGAGTATGTGCTTTATTTCAAAAGATCGTGGGCACCTTACACAGGACAACAATCCTATACTGGCTGTTCTTCTTAATAG GAGAGGAGCGATTTTGAATGAACTGCTATTATTGGGATGGAATATTAGGGAACAGACTATACATGTTATATGTCAATTTTTGGAAGATGGACCCCTGGCTTACGAGGTTGTTGAAGTTCCTCAATCTTATGGATTTGCACTTCTATTTAGGGTTGGTGATGCTCTCTTGATGGATCTTAGAGATGTTCACAGTCCCTGTTGTGTTTATAGAATTGGCTTACACTTCCCACCCAACGTGGAACAAAACTTTATTGAAGAGTCATATAGAGTACAAGATGCAGATGACGAAGGACTATTTAATGTAGCTGCATGTGCTCTGCTGGAACTGAGGGATTATGATCCCATGTGCATTGACAGCGATGATGGCAGTTTGAATACAAACCAGAATCACGTGTGCTCTTGGAGTTGGGAACCGGGCAATAATAGAAACCGAAGGATGATTTTCTGTATGGATACAGGAGATCTCTTCATGATAGAAATGAATTTTGACTCTGATGGCCTGAAAGTGAATCAGTCTGCTTGTCTTTACAAAGGTCAACCATACAAGGCTCTTCTGTGGGTTGAAGGTGGATATTTGGCTGCATTAGTGGAAATGGGGGATGGAATGGTCctgaaattagaaaatggaaGACTGATATATGCAAATCCCATCCAGAACATTGCCCCAATTTTGGATATGTCAGTTGTTGACAAGCATGATGAGAAACAAGACCAAATGTTTGCATGCTGTGGAATGGCACCTGAAGGGTCTTTAAGGATTATTCGAAATGGTATCAGTGTAGAAAATTTGTTGAGGACATCTCCAATTTACCAAGGTATAACGAGTATATGGACCATTAAAATGAAACGAAGCGATACTTATCATTCATATTTGGTACTGTCATTTGTTGAAGAGACCCGAGTTCTATCAGTTGGCTTGAGTTTTATTGATGTCACTGATTCAGTTGGTTTCCAGTCTGACACCTGTACTTTGGCATGTGGTCTTTTAGATGATGGTCTAGTGATTCAAATACATCAAAATGCAGTAAGGTTATGTTTACCCACCAAGATCGCCCATTCTGAAGGCATTGAGTTATCTTCTCCAGCTTGCACATCTTGGTTTCCAGATAATATTGGTATAAGCTTGGGAGCAGTTGGACATAATGTGATTGTTGTTTCCACTTCTAACCCATGCTTCTTATTTATCCTTGGAGTTCGAAAGGTTTCTGGGTATGActatgaaatatatgaaaagcAATATTTGAGATTGCAGTATGAATTGTCATGCATTTCAATTCCTGAAAAACATTTTGccaaaaaagaatcaaattttcctATGAACTCAGTTGAAAATAGCATTATGTCCACTCTTTTGAATGAGGTGAGTTGTGAtactattattgttatagGCACCCATAGGCCTTCCGTGGagattttatcttttgttccCTCTATAGGCCTTACGGTCCTTGCTTCTGGAactatttcattgatgaatATATTAGGGAATGCTGTTAGTGGATGCATTCCCCAAGATGTAAGACTTGTTTTAGTTGACAGGTTTTATGTTCTTACGGGGCTCAGGAATGGAATGTTGCTTCGTTTTGAGTGGCCTCATACTGCTACGATGAACTCATCTGATATGCCTCACACTGTTGTTCCCTTTTTATTGTCTTGTTCCGATTCTTTCAGCAAGGAATTTCATAATGCTGATATATTGGAGAAGCACGAGGATGAAATTCCATCTTGTCTTCAATTGATTGCTATTCGTCGTATAGGGATCACTCCTGTTTTTCTGGTTCCTTTGACGGATAGGCTGGATTCTGATATAATTGCTCTAAGTGATAGGCCGTGGTTATTACATAGTGCTAGACACAGTCTTTCATATACTTCCATATCATTTCAACCGTCAACACACGTAACTCCTGTGTGTTCTGCTGACTGCCCTAGTGGACTACTATTTGTTGCGGAAAGCAGTCTACATTTG GTAGAGATGGTGCATACCAAGAGATTGAATGTGCAGAAATTTCACCTTGGGGGCACCCCAAGGAAGGTCCTATATCACAGTGAGAGCAAATTACTGCTTGTGATGAGGACTCAATTGATTAATGATACATCTTCATCTGACATATGCTGTGTAGACCCTCTTAGTGGGTCAATTTTATCATCTCACAAGCTTGAAATTGGAGAGACAGGAAAATCCATGGAGTTGGTGAGGAATGGAAACGAACAAGTTCTTGTGGTTGGAACAAGCTTGTCTTCTGGTCCTGCCATAATGGCCAGTGGTGAAGCTGAAAG TACCAAGGGTCGGTTGATTGTCCTCTGCCTTGAACACGTTCAAAACTCAGATACTGGCTCAATGACTTTTTGTTCAAAGGCAGGATTATCATCTCTTCAAGCCTCACCGTTTCGTGAAATTGTTGGATATGCTACAGAACAGTTATCAAGCAGTAGTCTTTGTAGCAGTCCAGATGATGCAAGCTCTGATGGTATAAAACTTGAGGAAACAGAAGCATGGCAATTACGGGTGGTTTATTCAACTTCCTTGCCTGGAATGGTTCTTGCTATCTGCCCTTATCTTGATCGATATTTCTTGGCATCTGCTGGTAATGCT TTTTATGTATGTGGTTTCCCAAACGATAGTTTCCAAAGAGTGAAAAGGTTTGCAGTTGGGAGGACACGTTTTATGATAACATCTCTTACGGCTCATGTTAATAGAATTGCTGTTGGCGATTGTCGTGATGgtattctatttttctcttatcAAGAG GATGCTAAAAAGCTGGAGCAAATTTATTCTGATCCTTCACAGAGGCTAGTTGCTGATTGTACTCTTTTGGATGTTGACACTGCTGTTGTTTCAGATCGTAAGGGAAGCATTGCTATCTTATCATGTTCTGATCGTTTAGAAG ATAATGCAAGTCCGGAATGCAACTTAACGCTGAACTGTGCTTATTACATGGGTGAAATTGCTATGACCTTGAGGAAA GGATCTTTTTCATACAAACTTCCAGCTGATGATTTGTTGAGAGGTTGTGCTGTCCCTGGCTCTGATTTTGACTCATCACACAACACTATTATTGCCAGTACACTATTAGGGAGCATTGTAATCTTCACTCCTTTGTCGAG GGATGAGTACGAACTTTTGGAGGCTGTTCAGGCTAAACTTGCAGTTCATCCACTAACTTCCCCCATTTTGGGGAATGATCATTATGAGTATCGTAGCCGTGAAAATCCT ATTGGAGTACCAAAGATACTTGATGGTGATATCCTAACTCAGTTCTTGGAACTTACAAGCATGCAACAAGAGTTGGTATTATCGTCATCTGTTGGCTCACTAAGTGCAGTTAAACCGAGCTCAAAGTCAATGCCGGCGTCTATCCCCATCAATCAGGTTGTGCAGCTGCTTGAAAGAATTCACTACGCACTCAATTAG